In Aedes albopictus strain Foshan chromosome 3, AalbF5, whole genome shotgun sequence, the following are encoded in one genomic region:
- the LOC109419212 gene encoding 14-3-3 protein epsilon — protein MSERENNIYKAKLAEQAERYDEMVEAMKKVASMDVELTVEERNLLSVAYKNVIGARRASWRIISSIEQKEENKGVEEKLEMIKNYRSQVEKELRDICSDILEVLDKHLIPCATTGESKVFYYKMKGDYHRYLAEFATGNDRKDAAENSLVAYKAASDIAMTDLPPTHPIRLGLALNFSVFYYEILNSPDRACRLAKAAFDDAIAELDTLSEESYKDSTLIMQLLRDNLTLWTSDMQGDGDGGEQREQVVQDVEDQDVS, from the exons AAATGGTGGAAGCAATGAAGAAGGTTGCTTCCATGGATGTGGAACTCACAGTCGAGGAGAGGAATCTCCTGTCGGTCGCCTACAAGAATGTCATCGGAGCACGACGTGCCTCCTGGCGGATAATTTCCTCCATCGAACAGAAGGAAGAAAATAAG GGCGTCGAAGAGAAGCTGGAGATGATCAAAAACTACCGCTCGCAGGTCGAGAAGGAACTGCGCGACATCTGCTCCGACATCCTGGAAGTGCTCGACAAACATCTGATCCCGTGCGCGACGACCGGCGAGAGCAAGGTGTTCTACTACAAAATGAAGGGCGATTACCACCGCTACCTGGCCGAATTCGCCACCGGAAACGACCGCAAGGACGCCGCCGAAAACTCGCTCGTCGCGTACAAGGCCGCCAGCGACATCGCAATGACTGACCTTCCGCCAACGCACCCCATCCGGCTGGGACTCGCTCTCAACTTCTCA GTATTCTACTACGAAATCCTGAACTCGCCGGACCGTGCCTGCCGCCTAGCGAAAGCCGCATTCGACGACGCAATCGCCGAGCTGGACACCCTCAGCGAGGAAAGCTACAAAGATTCTACGTTAATCATGCAGCTGCTGCGGGACAACCTTACATTGTGGACGTCCGATATGCAGGGTGACG GTGACGGCGGTGAACAGCGAGAACAAGTGGTTCAGGACGTCGAAGACCAGGACGTGTCGTAA